Proteins from one Antennarius striatus isolate MH-2024 chromosome 12, ASM4005453v1, whole genome shotgun sequence genomic window:
- the maip1 gene encoding m-AAA protease-interacting protein 1, mitochondrial, whose product MAFPLMRGCTRVRSAFSFTRLVLRENIIMNRIGNTRKPSPTPAAVVASAPARPYSSDPRRKKLEEKESEMMRDIIKWIRDRIRARIQCFLIWVYFDKDFNIKEFTAGAMQAFVRVSGLLSECKFDALEGLVAKDLIGTLEEKCNLLPLDHRNALFVRSHEVMFLTPEDVQIYNDDERQFVCILMRFWYLTSVRLPDSYSDGHQLLQRAVNQSLKSNTKTLLAANYEFKREYTKGVPPDWTITKIEYSKILD is encoded by the exons ATGGCGTTCCCCTTGATGAGAGGATGTACCAGAGTACGATCAGCATTTAGCTTTACTCGTCTAGTTTTACGTGAAAATATTATTATGAACCGAATCGGAAACACACGTAAACCTTCTCCAACCCCCGCCGCCGTGGTTGCGTCGGCCCCGGCCCGTCCATACAGCTCGGACCCGCGCAGAAAGAAGTTGGAAGAGAAGGAGTCAGAAATGATGCGGGACATAATCAAATGGATCCGCGACCGGATCCGCGCCCGGATCCAGTGCTTCCTGATCTGGGTTTACTTTGATAAAGATTTCAACATTAAAGAGTTCACAGCGGGAGCGATGCAG GCCTTCGTCCGTGTTTCTGGGCTTCTGTCTGAGTGTAAGTTTGACGCTTTGGAGGGACTGGTGGCTAAAGAT TTGATCGGAACGCTGGAGGAAAAGTGTAACTTGCTGCCGTTGGACCACAGGAATGCTCTCTTTGTGAGGTCTCATGAAGTCATGTTCCTGACTCCTGAAGATGTGCAAATCTACAATGACGACG aGAGACAGTTTGTCTGCATTCTGATGCGTTTCTGGTATCTGACAAGCGTTCGTCTTCCTGACAGCTACAGCGATGGACACCAACTCTTGCAACGGGCCGTTAACCAATCcttaaaatcaaacacaaagacattgcTAGCTGCAAACTACGA ATTTAAAAGGGAGTACACGAAGGGAGTGCCTCCAGACTGGACCATCACTAAGATAGAATACTCCAAGATTCTGGATTAA
- the pgap1 gene encoding GPI inositol-deacylase isoform X1 — MFGSRSRNRTMKLAAGVLYGFALGLLVVGLWELLTGFEENRCSMTYMFEYPEYRRVALPRRVARQYPAYGLYLYGEGLYAQETRALKLTGAPVLFLPGNAGSYKQARSLGSVALRKAGNMEGGVHFNVFTVDFNEELVALYGGSLRRQTHFLHESIKAVLRLYKHLKTPPQSVVLVGHSMGGVVARALYTLPRFNTSLVNLIITQASPHLAPVLVLDPYLLEFYSTVREKWVNNAHKLVNITVLSVGGGYRDYQVRSGLTSLPCLHGDPNKLSLVATAVPRTWVSTDHLSIVWCKELVLATVRAFFDLVDPETRQFTENPEKKMSVLNYHFIRHPVRTLGDTPDAAAVMLDLSDAWSEVNTLRLAFSTPKEAQVKYFLFALSSRRKAYSHFYCRSDNLEMSSWVYGCRQRSGSSCLQAMDLSMATELLPPYKVLVLSLSDLSSVSHLVVSASNLNGRQFTVECEWQRQESQTFSLPVPHVLSSGLTVSDFTINSSGLLHTIRLQHFHQVYQAFRISVASQCKAHRDRLPSVFVLRAPWFREDSLTTVTVPSVAEISGMLHTSRPDNTSCALLLLHTAPNCQYKVSVRTSLPRVLGQILRFCFHTVPVYTAVTLLLACGGQMSSILKTKRAADMSLVVGAGLQPHKVNLFVYILHFLLGCGWFQEVWSRLGAPPMDVLPPTTPDVTLSEGGAPAEQWPLPLSPLLYVLGAGVAFWGTALLRLVTRLVSLILAPLHRPSITRDCGTLRRRTQLAIALCLTVVGWTSCGAFSISAAFLLHLYRVLRLQMTERSLSHMLNLVRPRGRSQFEDTPVVKPLTASSPTPQSPTKRKEAENGAVDSQSSGASKECNGAPLLSESALQEVRDDLELHLCLSALFTLPLTLIAPSLIHWIRNLRYATQLDPDPCWPHMVPVIVVYLLLINGNTSQLSNSKLLPLTSRLPLPLAVAAVTFCPLHLYRVTYFLLAALIPLSMCCLL, encoded by the exons ATGTTTGGAAGCAGGAGCCGGAACCGAACCATGAAGCTGGCCGCCGGGGTGTTGTACGGGTTCGCTCTGGGGCTCCTGGTGGTCGGCCTGTGGGAGCTGCTGACGGGCTTCGAGGAGAACCGATGCAGCATGACGTACATGTTCGAGTACCCGGAGTACCGC CGTGTGGCGCTGCCCCGTCGTGTGGCCAGACAGTACCCGGCCTACGGGCTATACCTGTACGGCGAGGGCCTGTACGCCCAGGAGACCCGGGCCCTCAAACTCACCGGGGCCCCCGTGCTCTTCCTGCCGGGAAACGCTGGCAGCTACAAGCAGG ctCGCTCCCTGGGCTCGGTGGCGCTGAGGAAGGCGGGGAACATGGAGGGCGGCGTCCACTTCAACGTGTTCACGGTGGACTTCAACGAGGAGCTGGTGGCGCTGTACGGGGGCAGCCTGCGCCGCCAGACGCACTTCCTGCACGAGAGCATCAAGGCTGTCCTCAGGCTCTACAAG CACCTGAAGACCCCCCCACAGAGTGTGGTGCTGGTCGGTCACTCCATGGGGGGCGTGGTTGCCCGGGCGCTGTACACCCTCCCCCGCTTCAACACCAGCCTGGTGAACCTCATCATCACCCAGGCCTCCCCTCACCTGGCCCCAGTCTTGGTTCTGGACCCGTACCTGCTGG AGTTCTACTCGACAGTGAGAGAGAAGTGGGTGAACAACGCTCACAAGCTGGTGAACATCACGGTCCTGTCTGTCGGGGGTGGTTACCGTGACTACCAGGTCCGCTCCGGCCTCACATCCTTACCCTGTCTCCATGGAGACCCCAATAAGCTGTCGCTGGTG GCGACTGCCGTTCCCAGAACGTGGGTGTCCACCGACCACCTGTCCATCGTCTG GTGCAAAGAACTGGTTCTGGCCACCGTCAGAGCGTTCTTCGACCTCGTCGacccggaaaccagacag TTCACAGAAAACCCAGAGAAGAAGATGTCGGTGCTGAACTATCACTTCATTAGACACCCCGTCAGGACGCTGGGGGACACTCCAGACGCCGCCGCCGTCATGTTGG atctTTCCGACGCGTGGAGCGAGGTCAACACGCTGCGTCTGGCGTTCAGCACGCCCAAG GAAGCCCAAGTGAAGTACTTCCTGTTCGCCCTGTCGAGCCGCAGGAAAGCCTACAGCCACTTCTACTGCCGGAGCGACAACCTG GAGATGAGCAGCTGGGTCTACGGCTGCAGGCAGAGGAGCGGCTCCTCGTG TTTGCAGGCGATGGATCTCTCCATGGCAACGGAGCTCCTCCCACCATATAAG GTCCTGGTTCTGAGTCTCAGCGACTTGTCTTCAGTCTCTCATCTGGTGGTTTCAGCCTCCAACCTGAATGGCAGACAG TTCACTGTGGAGTGTGAGTGGCAGAGACAGGAGTCTCAGACCTTCTCCCTGCCGGTGCCTCACGTCCTGTCCTCAG GTTTGACCGTCAGTGATTTCACCATCAACTCCTCCGGACTCCTTCACACCATCCGGCTGCAGCACTTCCACCAG GTCTACCAGGCGTTCAGGATCAGCGTGGCGAGCCAGTGTAAAGCGCACAGAG ACAGACTCCCCAGCGTGTTCGTGCTGAGGGCGCCGTGGTTTCGGGAGGATTCTCTGACCACAGTAAC TGTGCCATCAGTGGCGGAGATCTCAGGGATGCTCCACACCAGTCGACCAGACAACACCTCATGTgccctcctgctgctccacactGCCCCCAACTGCCAGTATAAG GTGTCAGTCAGGACTTCATTACCCAGGGTTCTCGGACAG ATACTGAGGTTCTGCTTCCACACGGTGCCAGTCTACACGGCTGTAACGCTCCTCCTGGCCTGCGGGGGGCAGATGTCCTCCATCCTGAAGACAAAGAGAGCTGCAGACATGAGCCTGGTGGTGGGGGCAGGCCTGCAGCCCCACAAAGTCAACCTGTTTGTGTACATCCTGCATTTCCTGCTGGG TTGTGGCTGGTTCCAGGAGGTCTGGTCCCGTCTTGGAGCACCCCCCATGGATGTCCTCCCCCCGACCACCCCTGACGTGACACTTTCTGAAGGCGGGGCCCCGGCCGAGCAGTGGCCCCTCCCCCTATCCCCTCTGCTGTACGTGTTGGGGGCGGGGGTGGCGTTCTGGGGCACCGCCCTCCTGCGTCTCGTCACCAGGCTGGTGTCACTGATATTAGCTCCACTCCACAG ACCCTCCATCACCAGGGACTGCGGCACCTTACGGCGGCGGACGCAGCTCGCCATCGCTCTGTGTCTGACTGTGGTGGGCTGGACTTCCTGCGGGGCGTTTTCCATCTCTGCTGCCTTCCTGCTCCACCTCTACAGG GTCCTGAGGCTCCAGATGACAGAGCGGTCTTTGAGTCACATGTTGAACCTGGTGAGAccgagggggcggagtcagttTGAGGACACGCCTGTCGTCAAACCTCTCACCGCCTCTTCTCCGACCCCTCAGTCACCCACCAAACGCAAAGAAGCCGAGAACGGCGCGGTGGATTCCCAGTCCTCCGGGGCGTCTAAGGAGTGTAACGGCGCCCCCCTGCTGTCAGAGTCCGCACTGCAGGAGGTCCGGGACGACCTGGAGCTCCACCTCTGCCTGTCGGCGCTCTTCACGCTTCCTCTCACGCTCATCGCTCCGTCGCTCATCCATTGGATCCGGAACCTGAG GTACGCCACCCAGCTCGACCCCGACCCCTGCTGGCCACACATGGTGCCTGTGATTGTTGTGTACCTGCTGCTGATAAACGGCAACACGTCACAGCTCAGCAACAG TAAACTCCTGCCGCTGACGTCCCGCCTCCCTCTCCCGTTGGCCGTCGCCGCGGTGACCTTCTGTCCACTCCACCTCTACAGAGTCACCTACTTCCTGTTGGCGGCGCTCATTCCCCTGTCCATGTGTTGCCTGCTCTGA
- the pgap1 gene encoding GPI inositol-deacylase isoform X2 encodes MFGSRSRNRTMKLAAGVLYGFALGLLVVGLWELLTGFEENRCSMTYMFEYPEYRRVALPRRVARQYPAYGLYLYGEGLYAQETRALKLTGAPVLFLPGNAGSYKQARSLGSVALRKAGNMEGGVHFNVFTVDFNEELVALYGGSLRRQTHFLHESIKAVLRLYKHLKTPPQSVVLVGHSMGGVVARALYTLPRFNTSLVNLIITQASPHLAPVLVLDPYLLEFYSTVREKWVNNAHKLVNITVLSVGGGYRDYQVRSGLTSLPCLHGDPNKLSLVATAVPRTWVSTDHLSIVWCKELVLATVRAFFDLVDPETRQFTENPEKKMSVLNYHFIRHPVRTLGDTPDAAAVMLDLSDAWSEVNTLRLAFSTPKEAQVKYFLFALSSRRKAYSHFYCRSDNLEMSSWVYGCRQRSGSSCLQAMDLSMATELLPPYKVLVLSLSDLSSVSHLVVSASNLNGRQFTVECEWQRQESQTFSLPVPHVLSSGLTVSDFTINSSGLLHTIRLQHFHQVYQAFRISVASQCKAHRDRLPSVFVLRAPWFREDSLTTVTVPSVAEISGMLHTSRPDNTSCALLLLHTAPNCQYKVSVRTSLPRVLGQILRFCFHTVPVYTAVTLLLACGGQMSSILKTKRAADMSLVVGAGLQPHKVNLFVYILHFLLGCGWFQEVWSRLGAPPMDVLPPTTPDVTLSEGGAPAEQWPLPLSPLLYVLGAGVAFWGTALLRLVTRLVSLILAPLHRPSITRDCGTLRRRTQLAIALCLTVVGWTSCGAFSISAAFLLHLYRVLRLQMTERSLSHMLNLSPTKRKEAENGAVDSQSSGASKECNGAPLLSESALQEVRDDLELHLCLSALFTLPLTLIAPSLIHWIRNLRYATQLDPDPCWPHMVPVIVVYLLLINGNTSQLSNSKLLPLTSRLPLPLAVAAVTFCPLHLYRVTYFLLAALIPLSMCCLL; translated from the exons ATGTTTGGAAGCAGGAGCCGGAACCGAACCATGAAGCTGGCCGCCGGGGTGTTGTACGGGTTCGCTCTGGGGCTCCTGGTGGTCGGCCTGTGGGAGCTGCTGACGGGCTTCGAGGAGAACCGATGCAGCATGACGTACATGTTCGAGTACCCGGAGTACCGC CGTGTGGCGCTGCCCCGTCGTGTGGCCAGACAGTACCCGGCCTACGGGCTATACCTGTACGGCGAGGGCCTGTACGCCCAGGAGACCCGGGCCCTCAAACTCACCGGGGCCCCCGTGCTCTTCCTGCCGGGAAACGCTGGCAGCTACAAGCAGG ctCGCTCCCTGGGCTCGGTGGCGCTGAGGAAGGCGGGGAACATGGAGGGCGGCGTCCACTTCAACGTGTTCACGGTGGACTTCAACGAGGAGCTGGTGGCGCTGTACGGGGGCAGCCTGCGCCGCCAGACGCACTTCCTGCACGAGAGCATCAAGGCTGTCCTCAGGCTCTACAAG CACCTGAAGACCCCCCCACAGAGTGTGGTGCTGGTCGGTCACTCCATGGGGGGCGTGGTTGCCCGGGCGCTGTACACCCTCCCCCGCTTCAACACCAGCCTGGTGAACCTCATCATCACCCAGGCCTCCCCTCACCTGGCCCCAGTCTTGGTTCTGGACCCGTACCTGCTGG AGTTCTACTCGACAGTGAGAGAGAAGTGGGTGAACAACGCTCACAAGCTGGTGAACATCACGGTCCTGTCTGTCGGGGGTGGTTACCGTGACTACCAGGTCCGCTCCGGCCTCACATCCTTACCCTGTCTCCATGGAGACCCCAATAAGCTGTCGCTGGTG GCGACTGCCGTTCCCAGAACGTGGGTGTCCACCGACCACCTGTCCATCGTCTG GTGCAAAGAACTGGTTCTGGCCACCGTCAGAGCGTTCTTCGACCTCGTCGacccggaaaccagacag TTCACAGAAAACCCAGAGAAGAAGATGTCGGTGCTGAACTATCACTTCATTAGACACCCCGTCAGGACGCTGGGGGACACTCCAGACGCCGCCGCCGTCATGTTGG atctTTCCGACGCGTGGAGCGAGGTCAACACGCTGCGTCTGGCGTTCAGCACGCCCAAG GAAGCCCAAGTGAAGTACTTCCTGTTCGCCCTGTCGAGCCGCAGGAAAGCCTACAGCCACTTCTACTGCCGGAGCGACAACCTG GAGATGAGCAGCTGGGTCTACGGCTGCAGGCAGAGGAGCGGCTCCTCGTG TTTGCAGGCGATGGATCTCTCCATGGCAACGGAGCTCCTCCCACCATATAAG GTCCTGGTTCTGAGTCTCAGCGACTTGTCTTCAGTCTCTCATCTGGTGGTTTCAGCCTCCAACCTGAATGGCAGACAG TTCACTGTGGAGTGTGAGTGGCAGAGACAGGAGTCTCAGACCTTCTCCCTGCCGGTGCCTCACGTCCTGTCCTCAG GTTTGACCGTCAGTGATTTCACCATCAACTCCTCCGGACTCCTTCACACCATCCGGCTGCAGCACTTCCACCAG GTCTACCAGGCGTTCAGGATCAGCGTGGCGAGCCAGTGTAAAGCGCACAGAG ACAGACTCCCCAGCGTGTTCGTGCTGAGGGCGCCGTGGTTTCGGGAGGATTCTCTGACCACAGTAAC TGTGCCATCAGTGGCGGAGATCTCAGGGATGCTCCACACCAGTCGACCAGACAACACCTCATGTgccctcctgctgctccacactGCCCCCAACTGCCAGTATAAG GTGTCAGTCAGGACTTCATTACCCAGGGTTCTCGGACAG ATACTGAGGTTCTGCTTCCACACGGTGCCAGTCTACACGGCTGTAACGCTCCTCCTGGCCTGCGGGGGGCAGATGTCCTCCATCCTGAAGACAAAGAGAGCTGCAGACATGAGCCTGGTGGTGGGGGCAGGCCTGCAGCCCCACAAAGTCAACCTGTTTGTGTACATCCTGCATTTCCTGCTGGG TTGTGGCTGGTTCCAGGAGGTCTGGTCCCGTCTTGGAGCACCCCCCATGGATGTCCTCCCCCCGACCACCCCTGACGTGACACTTTCTGAAGGCGGGGCCCCGGCCGAGCAGTGGCCCCTCCCCCTATCCCCTCTGCTGTACGTGTTGGGGGCGGGGGTGGCGTTCTGGGGCACCGCCCTCCTGCGTCTCGTCACCAGGCTGGTGTCACTGATATTAGCTCCACTCCACAG ACCCTCCATCACCAGGGACTGCGGCACCTTACGGCGGCGGACGCAGCTCGCCATCGCTCTGTGTCTGACTGTGGTGGGCTGGACTTCCTGCGGGGCGTTTTCCATCTCTGCTGCCTTCCTGCTCCACCTCTACAGG GTCCTGAGGCTCCAGATGACAGAGCGGTCTTTGAGTCACATGTTGAACCTG TCACCCACCAAACGCAAAGAAGCCGAGAACGGCGCGGTGGATTCCCAGTCCTCCGGGGCGTCTAAGGAGTGTAACGGCGCCCCCCTGCTGTCAGAGTCCGCACTGCAGGAGGTCCGGGACGACCTGGAGCTCCACCTCTGCCTGTCGGCGCTCTTCACGCTTCCTCTCACGCTCATCGCTCCGTCGCTCATCCATTGGATCCGGAACCTGAG GTACGCCACCCAGCTCGACCCCGACCCCTGCTGGCCACACATGGTGCCTGTGATTGTTGTGTACCTGCTGCTGATAAACGGCAACACGTCACAGCTCAGCAACAG TAAACTCCTGCCGCTGACGTCCCGCCTCCCTCTCCCGTTGGCCGTCGCCGCGGTGACCTTCTGTCCACTCCACCTCTACAGAGTCACCTACTTCCTGTTGGCGGCGCTCATTCCCCTGTCCATGTGTTGCCTGCTCTGA
- the pgap1 gene encoding GPI inositol-deacylase isoform X3, with product MGGVVARALYTLPRFNTSLVNLIITQASPHLAPVLVLDPYLLEFYSTVREKWVNNAHKLVNITVLSVGGGYRDYQVRSGLTSLPCLHGDPNKLSLVATAVPRTWVSTDHLSIVWCKELVLATVRAFFDLVDPETRQFTENPEKKMSVLNYHFIRHPVRTLGDTPDAAAVMLDLSDAWSEVNTLRLAFSTPKEAQVKYFLFALSSRRKAYSHFYCRSDNLEMSSWVYGCRQRSGSSCLQAMDLSMATELLPPYKVLVLSLSDLSSVSHLVVSASNLNGRQFTVECEWQRQESQTFSLPVPHVLSSGLTVSDFTINSSGLLHTIRLQHFHQVYQAFRISVASQCKAHRDRLPSVFVLRAPWFREDSLTTVTVPSVAEISGMLHTSRPDNTSCALLLLHTAPNCQYKVSVRTSLPRVLGQILRFCFHTVPVYTAVTLLLACGGQMSSILKTKRAADMSLVVGAGLQPHKVNLFVYILHFLLGCGWFQEVWSRLGAPPMDVLPPTTPDVTLSEGGAPAEQWPLPLSPLLYVLGAGVAFWGTALLRLVTRLVSLILAPLHRPSITRDCGTLRRRTQLAIALCLTVVGWTSCGAFSISAAFLLHLYRVLRLQMTERSLSHMLNLVRPRGRSQFEDTPVVKPLTASSPTPQSPTKRKEAENGAVDSQSSGASKECNGAPLLSESALQEVRDDLELHLCLSALFTLPLTLIAPSLIHWIRNLRYATQLDPDPCWPHMVPVIVVYLLLINGNTSQLSNSKLLPLTSRLPLPLAVAAVTFCPLHLYRVTYFLLAALIPLSMCCLL from the exons ATGGGGGGCGTGGTTGCCCGGGCGCTGTACACCCTCCCCCGCTTCAACACCAGCCTGGTGAACCTCATCATCACCCAGGCCTCCCCTCACCTGGCCCCAGTCTTGGTTCTGGACCCGTACCTGCTGG AGTTCTACTCGACAGTGAGAGAGAAGTGGGTGAACAACGCTCACAAGCTGGTGAACATCACGGTCCTGTCTGTCGGGGGTGGTTACCGTGACTACCAGGTCCGCTCCGGCCTCACATCCTTACCCTGTCTCCATGGAGACCCCAATAAGCTGTCGCTGGTG GCGACTGCCGTTCCCAGAACGTGGGTGTCCACCGACCACCTGTCCATCGTCTG GTGCAAAGAACTGGTTCTGGCCACCGTCAGAGCGTTCTTCGACCTCGTCGacccggaaaccagacag TTCACAGAAAACCCAGAGAAGAAGATGTCGGTGCTGAACTATCACTTCATTAGACACCCCGTCAGGACGCTGGGGGACACTCCAGACGCCGCCGCCGTCATGTTGG atctTTCCGACGCGTGGAGCGAGGTCAACACGCTGCGTCTGGCGTTCAGCACGCCCAAG GAAGCCCAAGTGAAGTACTTCCTGTTCGCCCTGTCGAGCCGCAGGAAAGCCTACAGCCACTTCTACTGCCGGAGCGACAACCTG GAGATGAGCAGCTGGGTCTACGGCTGCAGGCAGAGGAGCGGCTCCTCGTG TTTGCAGGCGATGGATCTCTCCATGGCAACGGAGCTCCTCCCACCATATAAG GTCCTGGTTCTGAGTCTCAGCGACTTGTCTTCAGTCTCTCATCTGGTGGTTTCAGCCTCCAACCTGAATGGCAGACAG TTCACTGTGGAGTGTGAGTGGCAGAGACAGGAGTCTCAGACCTTCTCCCTGCCGGTGCCTCACGTCCTGTCCTCAG GTTTGACCGTCAGTGATTTCACCATCAACTCCTCCGGACTCCTTCACACCATCCGGCTGCAGCACTTCCACCAG GTCTACCAGGCGTTCAGGATCAGCGTGGCGAGCCAGTGTAAAGCGCACAGAG ACAGACTCCCCAGCGTGTTCGTGCTGAGGGCGCCGTGGTTTCGGGAGGATTCTCTGACCACAGTAAC TGTGCCATCAGTGGCGGAGATCTCAGGGATGCTCCACACCAGTCGACCAGACAACACCTCATGTgccctcctgctgctccacactGCCCCCAACTGCCAGTATAAG GTGTCAGTCAGGACTTCATTACCCAGGGTTCTCGGACAG ATACTGAGGTTCTGCTTCCACACGGTGCCAGTCTACACGGCTGTAACGCTCCTCCTGGCCTGCGGGGGGCAGATGTCCTCCATCCTGAAGACAAAGAGAGCTGCAGACATGAGCCTGGTGGTGGGGGCAGGCCTGCAGCCCCACAAAGTCAACCTGTTTGTGTACATCCTGCATTTCCTGCTGGG TTGTGGCTGGTTCCAGGAGGTCTGGTCCCGTCTTGGAGCACCCCCCATGGATGTCCTCCCCCCGACCACCCCTGACGTGACACTTTCTGAAGGCGGGGCCCCGGCCGAGCAGTGGCCCCTCCCCCTATCCCCTCTGCTGTACGTGTTGGGGGCGGGGGTGGCGTTCTGGGGCACCGCCCTCCTGCGTCTCGTCACCAGGCTGGTGTCACTGATATTAGCTCCACTCCACAG ACCCTCCATCACCAGGGACTGCGGCACCTTACGGCGGCGGACGCAGCTCGCCATCGCTCTGTGTCTGACTGTGGTGGGCTGGACTTCCTGCGGGGCGTTTTCCATCTCTGCTGCCTTCCTGCTCCACCTCTACAGG GTCCTGAGGCTCCAGATGACAGAGCGGTCTTTGAGTCACATGTTGAACCTGGTGAGAccgagggggcggagtcagttTGAGGACACGCCTGTCGTCAAACCTCTCACCGCCTCTTCTCCGACCCCTCAGTCACCCACCAAACGCAAAGAAGCCGAGAACGGCGCGGTGGATTCCCAGTCCTCCGGGGCGTCTAAGGAGTGTAACGGCGCCCCCCTGCTGTCAGAGTCCGCACTGCAGGAGGTCCGGGACGACCTGGAGCTCCACCTCTGCCTGTCGGCGCTCTTCACGCTTCCTCTCACGCTCATCGCTCCGTCGCTCATCCATTGGATCCGGAACCTGAG GTACGCCACCCAGCTCGACCCCGACCCCTGCTGGCCACACATGGTGCCTGTGATTGTTGTGTACCTGCTGCTGATAAACGGCAACACGTCACAGCTCAGCAACAG TAAACTCCTGCCGCTGACGTCCCGCCTCCCTCTCCCGTTGGCCGTCGCCGCGGTGACCTTCTGTCCACTCCACCTCTACAGAGTCACCTACTTCCTGTTGGCGGCGCTCATTCCCCTGTCCATGTGTTGCCTGCTCTGA